The DNA sequence AAACGCGGATTTTAAAAATGGATTTACATTACGATGACGATACATGGCTTCAAGACTTTCACTTTTTACAGTGCGCAGTTCAGTACTAGTCGTTAACTGATAATCAATGTATTCCAGTTCGCAATAAGCCTCCTGTATCGCCAATTTTTCCATGGTGCGCTCACGTAACGCATCAGATTCCTGTTTCACAGGATGGGCCACTCGAGTGCCATCATCGCGGATAGAAACAAAATCGATGGTTTGAATAATCGGAACATTTTGACTGCCGATGTAAACGGGATGCTTTACCCCTAATTCCTTGGCTATAGGAAGAGAAAAATCGAGCGGGATGGCAAACTGCTCATAGGTTTCAACAATATCTGAGTTTTGTGCCAAATCTAAATACATCCACAATTCATTCTGCGACAGCAGATGCATTACCCTCCCTGGTGTCGAAAAATGTGCGATTTTGGTTTTTATACCCGAACTTCGGACGTCTTCCACGCGCCAGAACGGGTCATACATAATTTCTTCAAATTCGAGACTCAGTCGGTGAGCTACATACCAATTATGCTGACGCTGCAAATCCATTCGTTGAGTTTTTTTTGCCACAACTATCTACTCATACGAAATCATCAATGCGGTAACATCGACTCGGTGATTTTTTTTCTGTTTGAAATTTTGAGTTTGATTATTCATTTAACTTTACCTTATTGAGTGAATACACAATAGGTAGACTAGTACTAAAACGAAAACAGATCAAGAAAATATTATCAATAAAATCAATGACTTATTATATCAAGACCGATATAAATGGCAATAAACCACCACTTTACAACAACAAAAAAACGATTAACTCATTGGTTGTTAAATAAAGATGTTCATTATTTTTCACAAAAAAATTAATATGTCAGTAATCGCCAAATGTCATTATCCCGGAATGATAAATTTCATTTGTTCACTTGGTTTGAAATGGTTTTTTATATTAAAACAATCAGATAGCATAGAAATTGAAGGGGTTATTTAGTTTTGTCGTACGAGGGGTAATTGGAGATTTAATGCTTAAAAAATTAATTTTTAGTTGAGTAAGGGATGGTATTTTCTTTAATGTGATGATTTAAAAGTAGATAAGGTATGGATGCACTTTTATTACTTAATAACAGGCAAAATGCGGTTGGCTAAAATACGAGCACAGCGAGATAGCCAGCCGTATTTTGTCCTTGTTGATTAACTTATAGCTCTTTACGGGTCAATAACTTTAAATTCAATTTTATTTTCAAGATTTAAGCTAGATAATAACTCAAACGCTTTATAAGCCACATATTTGTTTTTTGCATTTTCAGATAAACTTTTAGATTTTAGAGGACAGCTATTATTAACATCACCAATTCTAAAGTCAGAATAATCTTTATGCATCAATTGCATAGCACTCAATGGGTTATTCTTTATCTTATCTACAAGCGAAAAATTAAACTTTGATTTTGCCATATCAGCCTTATCGTGTAGCTCATCAACAATAGCATATCCTCTTATATCTGAGGTTGTATACAAAATTATACTTTGCATTATTTTTTCAACCTTTTCAGTTTGTGACTCAGAATCTATAATATAAGATCTTGATCTTGCTCTTTGCAAAATAGTTTTTCCTATATCGTCAATCTTTTCATTGCTATATGGTACATCAAATTGTTGAGCTAATATTTGCAAGTCACTTAAACGTCTCGGTTTCCAATCTTCTTCATTAAACTCCCACTTAGTCGTTTTTTGTAGGTATTTTTCTCTTATTTCATCTCCATCATAACTATCAGTCAAATGAACGTATTTTTGTATGACGCCAAATAACTCTACGTAACAATATAAATTTTCACCTATATTAAATAAATAAATTTGATGATTTGGGTACCAATCCTCATGCTTTTCTTTATTAGTTTCATAGATTTTTTCTTCATCTGTTGTTGGATAATACTGCCAAACGCGATTATGTATAAAATTATCACTGTCAATCAACTTTGAAACATTAGTCAGTTGAGATAAATACTTATTAGGAACACCATGGTGAGAAGCGAAACCTATAGCAGCTTTTAATATACCTCTAAGAATATCAGGTGATTCATAGTTAATATCTAATACAGCAGAATTGACATAAGACGCTACATTTACCTCTTTCTTTACCTTATATCCCTCATTAATTAGTTTTTTTATGACTTTGCTTTTTTCGAATTGATTGATTTGTTTAAGCGTAGCCCCAAAAATATTTAATGTTTTTTCATCCTCATTGAGAATATAAACTGGTCTTGATGGTATTATGGAGAAGTCATTTTTTAACTCAAACGTTACATTATCATCATTTAACACTGAGCCATCATTCATAACAATTCTAATTCTTGATTTTGAGCTTTCACCGCGATCCCTTGCTAAATCCAACAGAACAGAAAGAGGAGAAAGATTACGAGTAAAAGCTTCATCAACATTTTGTCCTAAAACCCCACCACATTTTTCACAAAGGATATCTGATGACGTCAATTTACCACCAATTGAATTTTGTATTATGTGCTCATCATGCATTCTAACATTAACAGTATCGAATTCTTTTTTACAAAAATAACAGTTCTTCATATTTCTAACCAAATTAGATTTTTAATTATAAGAGGAGCTAGGCAACTTACTCACCGGCGAGTAAGTTGGTGCTGCTTTTTCTTTTAGCAAAAACTGCGACAACTGTATCGAGTCAGCGTGCAGCAACTAATGCATTTTATTCGCAAATTATTATATTTTCTGGTCTTCCTAATTGAGAATACAACATCGTTTCTACAAACTGAAAATTGTCTGCTATTAACTCTTTGACTTCACTTTCATCTTTGCCAATTTTCTCAGAAATAAGACTAATAAATTTGCTTGTCCATTCTGGAGCATTACTATTGATGATGTAATTCGCTTGGTTATGTATATCTCTATATTGTTCTTTTGTTAGCATTTTCATATCTTCTGCCATGTAGCTAAGTACATCCGTAGAATATGACATTTTTAAAAATCCACTAATTACTTCACGCCAAGTAATAGTTCGATTTTTCACAATAAATGGTATGAACACTGCTACCCTATGCAATAGCCTTGCTACAAATTGCCCTGCATGATCTGCTCGTATTGGAGCGTACGTTCCTATCACACTCACAGCTCCACAACGAAATAACCCATTAGCAACCGATGCATGTGAACCGTCAATAGGGTGAGTGCTACAAGCACTTAAAATTATTATTGGAGGGATCCGACTCTTATTTGCTAACGACCAAACATCAACTTTTTCGTCTCCTATACATAACCAGCCATGTTCCTTCTCGCCACCATGATTTCCGTGACAATCAAATATAACAATATTACCTTGGAACTTATTTAACTCACTTATTAATTCAGATTCTGAGTCAACATTAACTTCCACAATATTTAGATTGTCGTAAAAACCATTTGATTTAAAATATTCAAGAGATGAGTTAAGGTGACCTTTTATCGGGTCGAAACTCTTAAAAGAGCTGATAATCAATATATCTTTAAATGCATCATATGGGAGTATGATCCTCTGCCCTGTTAATGCTAATTGAGAGCACAAGTTACCCGGAGTTGTCGGAATTCTTGATATTTCATGCGTAAACATAATAGGAAACCCATCTATATTTATCCATTCGATGGGAAAGTCACACATTGTAAGTATCTTGTTCTTATTTTTAAGAGATGCATCAAGTAATTCCTGCCCAATTTCCTTCTTTAGTGTTTCACTATAGTTTTTTAGCTTCGCATTTAGATTACGATGAGATTTCCGGCTTGGATTACAAATTAATGATAATATATTTTTTAATAAATCATGATGAAGCATTACTCCATTTGGTAATCGGAGAGCAGGTGCAAACTGATTGACACCTACAATAGTAGCTACGCTTGCAAACAAGTTTAGTTCTGTCTGCCTTTCTCTTAATAGCCCCGATATAATCGGATCATCATAAGGATTGAAAACTTCTGCATTTGATATGGTAAAATTTGAAAATAGTTTATTTCTAATAATTGCATTTTTTAGGAAATCTCTCTTAGGTTTATCTAACTTCCTATAAATCTCATTCCATAAACTACTATTTTGTTTATATAAAAATGAGCACATAGACATACAATATATTATTGCATCATTTTTTATCATATGACTTGGTATTTGTAATTCACTTCTTATATCATCAATCAATTTTGATAAATTTGTCATGCCCTTTACATGTTGTTCTATATTATTGCTAGGTTTGATATCTTCGCATTTCTCGGCATAGAAACCATAACCGGTTAAGGTTTTATAGAGTGGTCTAGTACAATTATGATTTAGAGGCTCAAACTTAAATTTAGTGTGATTTTTTTTACTTTCAGATGAAACAATAGACAATATATCATCAACGGTTTGACTTTTATCCATCTCCGATAGTACTCGATAAATGAAGTCGTTTATTGTCTCATTTAAAGATTCTGGACTAAAGTTTCCTATAAATTCAGCCTCTTTAGTTTTATAGCTGGTTATATGAAGCGGCTTATACTTAAAAAGCTCTTCTGAGGCTTTTACTTGTAAAAATGTTTCCTCAGAGCTCCACAGAATATTAAACTCTCTGTCAAAATCGATGTGTGATTCTCGCAATAAATCTGACTTAATCATATACACATCAAGTGATGAGCCTGCCACTTTTGATTTCGCATAACTTACGCTGTCTAAAAATGGTTCTAGCACATCATGAGGAACTGTCGACAACGCATCAAATACCCACTGATAACTAGTTGCTATCTCATGAGAGTATCTTTGAAAGAACGTACAGTTCTCATCAGAAATGTTCTCTGGCACTACTATAATGTGCCTTAATGTTGTTGTTAACATAAAACTTCCTAGAAATGCATAACGAGGCTGTAGAATTTCTCATTTTCAGCCTATCCGCTTAAAATAAAAACCAAGGTAATTTATATTTACTTGATATTCAACGGATCATTCAAATTTTAATAAGTGACTGATTAAATTGAGTGGTAAATTGGTTTATTGGGGGTGTAGGGCGGATTATTTAATATTAGGGCTTCACCCTTGATTTAATGCAGGCTGTTTCTTAACTTCTCTATATTATGTATCATTCGCGTCAGGTTTTGCGTTTTGCTCGAATGGCATGACCAAAATTATTAAAAAAGCAAAAAGAAAGACCCCAGTCCCCTTATTGTTCATCATTAAGTCGTATTGTAGCTGCGAGTAAAAAAACAAGATAATGCAAAATGAAAGACCTGGCCCCGTGCCCCCAATGGGTGGCTATGTAATTGGTAATGGGTGGCTATCTAATTGCAGTGGGTAAATATTCGCCAATTATTATGGGTGTGTATGTAAGGCTAGTTCCAATGGGTGGCTAAGTAAGTTCTATCTGAATGAGATTAACTATTGGATAGATACTAACTAAACATTACCAACTTCTGTAAAAGCAATACTATTCTTACCTAATCTTGCGAGAAGATTTACAGTGTCGATAGATACAACAACGTTCTCATCATCAAATTTTATAAATTCCTTATAGAACTTGATCAGCTCTGATGCAACAGATCTACTAAATCCATAATTTTGTAGTGATATTTCAAACTTGTCATTTGTTCCTAACTCTAGATAGGTTGAAAGATTGATACCTGCCCCCTCGCTCCCCAAAGAGTTAACTAGATGTTGATAATAATGGTTTATGTATAACTCCAATTCATAACCAATATCATGCTCTATAGAAGAGATGACCCCATTGATTATAGCGTTAACATGAGCCTTATTTGTCCGGTCGAAGTTTTCGATAGGCCCTCCTCTATAAATAACCACAGTTGAACAATTATCCAAAGAATTATTAATAATATCCTTTAATGAAAAACCATGAATCCATTGTTGAGCAATGCGGTAAAGCCTATTAATTTGAGCTGTTGAGAACTTTAACTTATAAACTTTGCAGACCCTTTCAAACAACGGATAAGTATCGCTACCGTTTAATGAACTCAATATTACTGGCTGTTCTTTAATATCGGAAAGAACGTTTATATGTCGCTCAATGGATATATTATGCCCAATAGCAAATAACTGCCGTGGTACTTCATTGATCCCACTATCTCTAAGTTTGTCCTCTAACACTTTAAATAATCCACTATGGAACTTTTTTGGTACTAAGTTCATCAAACTTGAAGGATGATTTTTTTGTTTATTCTCCATATAGTCTGAAAGAATCATGTTAGATATTTGATCCATAATTCTTTCTTGTTTCTCCTCATTTAATGGACCATCCTTTAGTACATTAATAATCTTTCGACCACGCATTAAGCGTTTTAATGCAGATGTGTCAGCTTTCACTTCATTCTTTTTCTCAACAAGAGTTGAGATGTTTCCCCAACTACTTGAAGTGTCTCGCATACAAAAAATGTTGCCATCTAACTCTTTGGTATATCTTCCGGCACGCCCCGCTAGATTCCAAAAATCTAACTTTGTTTTGTTAGTAATTTTGCCTCTAGTTTTAAACGATCTTAAAAACAAATTACCTGTTGGTAAATTAACACCTTCTAATAAAGTTGATGTGCAAAACAAGTAAGCTATTTCACGAGATTGATAAAGACTTTCGATAATACTTCGTACATTTTTTGGTAAGTCAGCATTATGAAATGCAACGCCTTTTAACAATAAATCAGAAAGGAAATACTCTTCATGAATCAATTCTTTAATATTTTTAGATGCTGCAACTAATTTTGGATTCGTTAATAAAGGTAAGTCCTCAGCAAATAATACAGCATCACTTACTGAGCCTGATTTAGAAGTACAGTAGATTAGTGAGGATTTAGAAGTAACGCTCCGAATGAAGCTAAACATATCTTCAATTTTCAACTCTTTTGTATGTGTATAAAATTCTTTACTTACTTCATTATAAAACTGACTACTATTATTCAATAAATCGATAAAAAACAAATTCTGTGTTACTGGACCTTCTATTGCTTCAATTGAATTTCGACCATCTAGCCCAAACGATTCTAAGAATACTGAAGGATTACTTATAACAGGAGAACTAAAGATTACTTTACAAGTAGGCAATCTTTTTCTAGTTTCTTGAATAACTTTAAAGGATGTCATTGATCGCTCATCATCATCACCAAGTTTGTGTGCTTCATCAACAACCAATACATCAATTGATAGTTCTAAGTCGGTATAAATTAAATTATTGAATCGTTCAGGAGTTAAAATTAAGATATTTATCTTATCTTCAATATAGGATTGTGCATTCTTTGATAAATTTACATTACCCCAGCCTTCAACTTTTATTGTCTTTCTGATTTCCCTTATATATTCTTCAATGAGTACTTTGGTAGGTACTAAAATAACTACATTTTTTTTATTACTGATACAGTCAAATATATAGCTTCTAATTATAAATGACTTGCCAAATGACGTTGGACCTGAAAAACTAAAGTTATCAAGCTCAGTTAAACTAGTAAAAACTTCATACTGTGAGTCTGTAAACACTTCATTCCCGAAAGGCAACTTCTGTCTATCTCTTTTTAGAATGTTGCTAACTTCACGCTCGTAAGGCAACGGATGTTCATCCTTATCAAATCTTGATTCGGAAAAAAACAGGCCAAGCTTGGTGAAAATAGACCTAGCCATACTACCCAAAGCAGGCTTTTTCTCCGAGACTCCAAGTAATTTTACAATAATACGATAAGCTAATACTCTATACTCAGATTCTTCTGACAGACTAAAGATATCCGCATATCTACATAAATCATCAGTTTTTTTTGATGTTATAAACGACGGAATTTTAAGCTTGCTATCTGCGTAAGCAATCGAAAGTGTTTGATATAAAGCATTAAAATGAACGCTTTTAATTGAGTCTGTGGTTAATTTATCTATTAAAGTTATATTAGCACTCATATATCAACCGTTTATATTTGAATTGATTTTAGCATGCATCAATTTATTTAACTCTCCGACCTCATTGATCGGAATCAAGTACAGATAACATGTTTTCCCCATAAATAGATGTTCATCAAATATAGAAGAAATCATTGCATGCTTATCTTTTAAGTGAACCATTATGTTATCTTTTATCGCTTGCTTCTTATCATTCAAGTTTCTTACACTATAGACATCAGAATCAATATCTAATCTGTAAGTACTTAATAAGCCAAAGTTATATTCAACATGCATTTCATTTTCTGGCAGTATTAACTTAGAAATTAAATCTGCATATTTAATTGATACTGATTGCTGAACGAAGCTTTGCTCAAGTAGCAAGGAGCTTCCACTTGCATTATTGTTAGCATCAATTAAGGAGTTGGCACATTTATCAACCGCTTCAACAAGATCGCTATCACTAAAGAATTTAGTCATCACGAATTCAAATTTTTCAGGAAGGAACTCTCTGATATGAATGGAGCTGAATTCATTCTGTTTCGTTGATTTATATAACGTTGGGGCTAAAAGATCGGACTCAACCAAATTTTGTAGTAATGCTGGCTTACTATATATATCTTGAGGCTCAGATAGGAATTTATTGAAGGCTTCAAACACTTTCATTTGATCACCTTGCGACAATTCAACTTCTCTGGGTGGAAATACACTTCTACTCATATTTTCAGTCAAATAGTCAACAATTTTTGATAAATCAAACTTGTTAGAATCAGAAAATGGAAGTGAATATACTTTGATTTTATTATTATTTTCTAGATTATGTTCGTAATAAAAATCAAAACAAGTATCAATAAATGAAGTACTTATATTTTTAGACAATAAACTAAAGTTATAGTTTATTGTAATAGATGATTTTAAGGAAAGTTCATGGAGTAGCTCACGAGTAATTAATTCTGCACCAATATCGTTGTTTTCCTCGTTATCAGTCAGAATCGCGTGAATAGTTGGAGTGTTATTTGTGTCAATTGAAAATATTGGTGTTCCAGAATACCCAGGTATAACTTGACTCTTAGGTAAAAAATCAGAGAAAGTTGAACTTTTCAAATTATATAAAACATACGACTGTTCTTTTACTCTCTTATTATCTAAGAGAATACAAGCTTTGTCATGTTTCCACATCAAATAATCATTAGCATCATCAAAAGAGCACTTCAATAATTCTAAGCCAGGTTGTTCACTTT is a window from the Psychromonas ingrahamii 37 genome containing:
- a CDS encoding TnsA endonuclease N-terminal domain-containing protein, with the translated sequence MAKKTQRMDLQRQHNWYVAHRLSLEFEEIMYDPFWRVEDVRSSGIKTKIAHFSTPGRVMHLLSQNELWMYLDLAQNSDIVETYEQFAIPLDFSLPIAKELGVKHPVYIGSQNVPIIQTIDFVSIRDDGTRVAHPVKQESDALRERTMEKLAIQEAYCELEYIDYQLTTSTELRTVKSESLEAMYRHRNVNPFLKSAFEVWLSNFLGCLSDDRHDRASNILERSALISGVEYQQAASFFYCALWNDRLQMDWKKRLKLELPASDLGIHEHVLVA
- a CDS encoding HNH endonuclease, which codes for MKNCYFCKKEFDTVNVRMHDEHIIQNSIGGKLTSSDILCEKCGGVLGQNVDEAFTRNLSPLSVLLDLARDRGESSKSRIRIVMNDGSVLNDDNVTFELKNDFSIIPSRPVYILNEDEKTLNIFGATLKQINQFEKSKVIKKLINEGYKVKKEVNVASYVNSAVLDINYESPDILRGILKAAIGFASHHGVPNKYLSQLTNVSKLIDSDNFIHNRVWQYYPTTDEEKIYETNKEKHEDWYPNHQIYLFNIGENLYCYVELFGVIQKYVHLTDSYDGDEIREKYLQKTTKWEFNEEDWKPRRLSDLQILAQQFDVPYSNEKIDDIGKTILQRARSRSYIIDSESQTEKVEKIMQSIILYTTSDIRGYAIVDELHDKADMAKSKFNFSLVDKIKNNPLSAMQLMHKDYSDFRIGDVNNSCPLKSKSLSENAKNKYVAYKAFELLSSLNLENKIEFKVIDP
- a CDS encoding DEAD/DEAH box helicase yields the protein MSANITLIDKLTTDSIKSVHFNALYQTLSIAYADSKLKIPSFITSKKTDDLCRYADIFSLSEESEYRVLAYRIIVKLLGVSEKKPALGSMARSIFTKLGLFFSESRFDKDEHPLPYEREVSNILKRDRQKLPFGNEVFTDSQYEVFTSLTELDNFSFSGPTSFGKSFIIRSYIFDCISNKKNVVILVPTKVLIEEYIREIRKTIKVEGWGNVNLSKNAQSYIEDKINILILTPERFNNLIYTDLELSIDVLVVDEAHKLGDDDERSMTSFKVIQETRKRLPTCKVIFSSPVISNPSVFLESFGLDGRNSIEAIEGPVTQNLFFIDLLNNSSQFYNEVSKEFYTHTKELKIEDMFSFIRSVTSKSSLIYCTSKSGSVSDAVLFAEDLPLLTNPKLVAASKNIKELIHEEYFLSDLLLKGVAFHNADLPKNVRSIIESLYQSREIAYLFCTSTLLEGVNLPTGNLFLRSFKTRGKITNKTKLDFWNLAGRAGRYTKELDGNIFCMRDTSSSWGNISTLVEKKNEVKADTSALKRLMRGRKIINVLKDGPLNEEKQERIMDQISNMILSDYMENKQKNHPSSLMNLVPKKFHSGLFKVLEDKLRDSGINEVPRQLFAIGHNISIERHINVLSDIKEQPVILSSLNGSDTYPLFERVCKVYKLKFSTAQINRLYRIAQQWIHGFSLKDIINNSLDNCSTVVIYRGGPIENFDRTNKAHVNAIINGVISSIEHDIGYELELYINHYYQHLVNSLGSEGAGINLSTYLELGTNDKFEISLQNYGFSRSVASELIKFYKEFIKFDDENVVVSIDTVNLLARLGKNSIAFTEVGNV
- a CDS encoding HamA C-terminal domain-containing protein codes for the protein MTYQNNIVSIKVGAPESTGFAFKSACGKSKYVITSKHSICIDKPSCKLISSGVNACRSCPANIDNSQITIKFQDREPVKAIASFKSDKSDVALLELESEQPGLELLKCSFDDANDYLMWKHDKACILLDNKRVKEQSYVLYNLKSSTFSDFLPKSQVIPGYSGTPIFSIDTNNTPTIHAILTDNEENNDIGAELITRELLHELSLKSSITINYNFSLLSKNISTSFIDTCFDFYYEHNLENNNKIKVYSLPFSDSNKFDLSKIVDYLTENMSRSVFPPREVELSQGDQMKVFEAFNKFLSEPQDIYSKPALLQNLVESDLLAPTLYKSTKQNEFSSIHIREFLPEKFEFVMTKFFSDSDLVEAVDKCANSLIDANNNASGSSLLLEQSFVQQSVSIKYADLISKLILPENEMHVEYNFGLLSTYRLDIDSDVYSVRNLNDKKQAIKDNIMVHLKDKHAMISSIFDEHLFMGKTCYLYLIPINEVGELNKLMHAKINSNING